tttatccaatttgaataaaaagctaactccgactgcactgttcaatgattaggattaattggaatgtatgtacctgactgttgtgaagtgccttgagacaacatgtgttgtgttggcgctaactaaataaataaactgaatttaaagaacattagagaacaatcagcatcatgggttaggttctacaataTCCTAagctgaacatctcacagagctctgttcaattcacaatctgaacatggagagaggatggaccaactgcagacctactaAGACATGGACGTCCATCACAAAACTAATTATGGTAAATTCGATAAAACCAATAAACCTTTATCTGTTTATGTTCATTATACCAATAATTAATTGAAAATAATAATTCTTGCACACTTgtcagaaattgaaagaaacacattttaatcagaGTATAATATGAATTTCTGGAAAATTGATCTGGTCAGTTCAGTATTAGAGGGCGTTGGTAATTAGTTTCAGCGGTGTTGGTGTTAAGTAAATTAACAACAGGTGCACTAAAGGGGCAACAATTAGACAACCTTAAAAAAGGTATGACTTAGCAGATGAAAGCCACGGGCATTTCTTCCCTCCTATTTTTTTTGCCTACTTTTCAGTAGTTTTATATATGACCAGGGTCAGCGtcactactggtagcatgatgtgatacctggaccctacagaggttggacagacagtccaactccaccagaaTGGCACATCAATACCCACAATCAATTGTCCAAAGCTTTGCTGTGTTTCCCAGCATGGTCTCAAGagcatggaggagattccaggagacagTCAGCTACTCTAGGAGAGCTGGGTAGGGCCATCAGAGGTCCTCAACTCATCTGCAGGACCAGTCAAGGTAAAAACCTGGTgcagcgctgatggtgtaggggttaagtgcgCGACCATATAgcgaggctacagtcctcgaaagagccgtcccgggtttgagtcctggacctggtgacatttgccgaatgtctccccctctctctaccgcTCTTTCCtctctgcctactgtcaaaaaataaaggccactagtgctgaaaaaatatcttttaaaaaaattgtaaaaacctaaatccaactgttgAAGATGGACATACCTCAAAcgtcttgcagctgtaattgcagggacaggtggttccacaaagttttgacacttttcagatatttattggTAAAGGAATATTTTcagccatgtatcattttctttcacttcacaaataaaaccccaaaaacgtaggtgaggtttgtggttgaaacgtGACAGAATAAGAAAAGGGTCAGGAGGTGTAAATACTTCTGCTAAGTTGTGTAATTGTTTGGAATGGACGGTCAGTTTCTGAAGAGCCTAACAATGGTCTGTGCCTTTCTTCAAGGATTCCGTCAGGCAAGTGTCTCTTATCTTGTTTAACTTGGGGCTGGTTACGCAGTCAAAGTCAAGGCTCTGGCATTGACGTAGCTGTATATAAGTATAGTGCTGCATCAGCTCGGAGCCTTTCTTCACAGGTTGTCCCTGGGATCCATGGCCACATTTGAATCAGACTACTCTGTGAGGAACCTTCACACCCAGCTATGGCTTGGTTTTTTCTGATCTTCTTTGCCATCCTCATCCTGGTTGTGCTGGCATGGCAACTGAAAGCCAAGTCCTCACATGGCCCCCAGGAGCCCCCACGTCTCCCAGCGCTGCCTTTAATTGGCAGCCTGCTGAGTCTGCAGAGCCCTTGCCCTCCTCATGTACTTTTTAAAGAGCTCCAGAAAAAGTATGGAGAGacgtttttgctgatgatgggCTCCCACAGAGTGATTATTGTCAACCAGCATGCACATGCCAAAGAGGTCCTGCTGAAGAAGGGCAAGATCTTCGCAGGAAGGCCCAGAACTGTGGGTACACTTTTCCTTTGTAAGTCTTATGCCTCTCCTCTAACACTGATGTTGTCattgatatttttgtttttgcatgtcATGTGCATGATAAAGGTAACCACAGACATTCTGACCAGAGATGGAAAAGACATTGCATTTGGAGATTACAGTGCTGCCTGGAGGTTCCACAGAAAGATAGTACATGGAGCTCTTTGCATGTTTGGAGAAGGCTCTGCCTCCATTGAGAGGATCAGTGAGTACAGATCACTACACTTTCAAATATTTCAAAGACTGCAACACTAACCTAGAATATaaatttatccatccatccatctatccatgcaGGGTCATGTGggtgtctgtgtttgtggggTGGGGGTTGGGGGAGTCCTGGAGCCTATCTTAAGTGACCATTGGTTGCAGTCAGGACAAAACACTTTCATCACAACTTTCATACTGTAGTGTTAAAATGACTTAAAGCTTTTAAGTGCATCAACTGGGCAGAACTGGACAATAACTGAACATTCTAGACCTTTGCTGTGCTCAGTCTGTGCAGAGGCCCAGTCTCTATGTTGCACTGTGTCAGAGGCAGCAGCTGTTGGCCTGGCTCTGGATCTGGCACCAGAGCTGACCCGAGCCGTCACAAACGTGGTGTGTTCCCTCTGCTTCAACTCCTCCTACTCCCGTGAAGACCCAGAGTTTGAAGCCATGCTGCGCTACAGCCAGGGCATTGTGGACACAGTGGCTAAGGACAGCCTGGTTGACGTCTTCCCCTGGTTACAGGTCAGTCAATGTCAACACATCACATAGAGACAAATAAAGACAGCTTGAAATGAGAAATGAGGCTATCGTCAGAAAGAGATCAGGACATGAAATTACATCTAGAACAATTACTACATAAGCAATATATGACATTTCATTCAAAAATGATTGAGAACTAAAAGATCCAAAAGCAGATGCTTCATCAGGTTTGGACTAAATGAAAGTGGAGCTTAATATCTCTCACGGAAAAATTGTCCCTAAAAGTCTCCAACGTCCTGCAAATTATATCAAACAGTTCGTGTTTCATAAACACACGACCCAACTGGTTGGAGGATAGGGTTGCATCATTATTGGCAAGATAaaacctgttttatttattttaaaggccaGTTCTTTTCACATTAACACCTGAAAAAACGCTAAAAAAAAGTGCTAATTCTGTGTATacaaagtaataataaaaatgtattgaaacTTGGTGTTTTATTAAATCACTGACGCCTGTCTTTGTGTCCCAGGTTTTTCCCAATGCAGACCTGCGTCTTCTGAAGCACTGTGTTGCAATCAGAGACAAACTTCTGCAGAAGAAGTACGACGAGCATAAGGTAGACACTGCAGTGTTGATATTAACCCCTGCGTTGCCACTAACCCACATTGAAACTGCACACTAAGTCCTGTTTTCAATTCAGATGAACTGTTAGTGTTAGGGCAGGGCAAGCCACCTGtctttatatagcacatttcggCCAAAGGAAACTGAAAGTTTTTATACATAGGAGCTAATagaaacaaactgtaaaataagatacataaaaacagttaaaagaaaaggaaaaaatccaGAGCAAAGATACAGCAAAGCTGCACTGAGGTCACTTGGAGGGGAGAAATGGTGGATTTgtttagtttgattttatttattttccgcTACAGAATACAAATTGAGCATACAgctaaaatttgaattttagaaaaacttcaaaatgttgaggaaaaaaaaatttgaaatttcgttaaataaataaagttgaaatacAGAGAAAAAGTGAAAATAGTATCTTAAAGACAAGGCTGGAGGCTGACGCTGCTGTGTTCTTTGCAAGCAGGTTTGATATCAGGAAAAGCTCTGTGCTGACTAACAGTGTGATCACGGGATGTTTATATGATTAAAGAGGAAGAATTTCTTTCTTATTAAATATTGTTCTAAACTATAAAGTTACTAGCTCAATTACACAAGTCATGGCAACTGCAGATCTGTGTGCCAGTGCCATTGTCACTTTATTTTTGATAtactttttccacttttttcttATCATTCCAACTTTCATCTTAAAAGGGATaagcaacaacaaacaaatttcTTCCTCATTTTCATCACTCCTTCATAAACGTCTCCTAGTTTGAGATCAGCTTGATTTTCTAAAAATGAGCTACTTTCTCTAGTTTATTCTGACGGTGTGTATCCTGCATGTTTCCCAGGCAGATTACAGTGACCATGTCCAGAGAGACCTGCTAGATGCCTTGCTCAGAGCCAAACGCAGCgctgaaaacaacaacacagcAGAGATTAATGCTGAGTCTGTCGGTCTCAGCGACGACCACCTTCTAATGACGGTGGGAGACATCTTTGGTGCCGGAGTTGAAACCACCACCACTGTGCTCAAATGGGCTATCACCTACCTCATCCATCATCCAGACGTAAGCCATAAATCTCTGCTGTGCTTCTTTATTGGGTTCTATTTAGTCTGCTATATGTCAAACTCTCagtacatttaatatttaagcTGTAACTTCTATTTAATCCTCTAGATGGCAGTCATACTATGCGTTCTGAAGCTTTTCAGTTGTCACTGTTTCTTACTGCATTTACATAGTTTTACAAACGGAAACAATAttgaaacatatatatatatatatatatatatatatatatatactgagacaacatatatatatatatatactgagacaacataatctcacactcattaaaatacattcagcttttatttttgcaacataATCTCACACTCTTAaggaattgtttttaaaaaaaataaatcacaagtgGCACCATTATTAGtacatctaaaaataaatgttatttaaaacagtAATACTTTACTTTTATAATAATCAGAGTTTCTAGGAACTCCTGGTTAGTAATTCATGACACCCTGTTTTCTGTGGGGATAGAAATATGAGGTGACAAAGAGGACCATTGGATGGCATTTTTGTGAGATTgtcctatataaataaactgcattaaactgaaactgaatttttttttagctgtggaCCACTAGGCTGGACAAGGACCCATATTTATCTTCCACCGAGCTCAGGGAGCTGTTTACATGCCAACATGCTGTTTTGAAATTATCCcagccttttctgtcctaccatcacagaTGTAAACATGTGCAGTTTGTTAAATACCTAATTCGGAACTGTGAGCTTTGGTTAAAGAAGACTTTCAGTAACAAAGACTCCAGCTGCTTTTATTAATATGTTAAGTATGGTAGaaaatctgtgatgctgtgggccatTTCTCTTCAAGAGGCACTGGGAACCTTGTTAGTGCATAGCATCATTAACTCTTTGAAGTACTGGGAGGTTTTAACTAAAAACATGGTGGACTCTGCCATTATTAACAATTAGGTCGTTGAATGagataatgatccaaagcataCAGCCAAATCAGCACAGAGATGGTCATAAGACACAAAACCAGCCTCCTTCCATGATGATATCAGACCTGGGACCTAAACCTTGTAGAGAAGCTGCGGGCTGAGCTGAGGAGAAGGGACAGGGAGGATCCAGGACTGATCAAAAATCTCCCTTGCTCTGCGTGATCCAACCTGGTGAAATGCAATAGGAGAAGACAGAGGGCTGTTCTGTTGGTAAAAGGGGTTTCTACAAGGCTTTATAGCAGGAGGACCAGTAATTGTGCcacctttgttttatttctaaacatGAGACTTTTCCCCTCTgaataaatgtgttaaaattaaaggttggatttttctaaacttCTCACTGTTAGACTATGTTACTGCAATATAAGTTGAATATATTTTAGGGCTTtgacacatctttaccaggagcACCAACAGATTGGTCTGTGTCTGTATGCTCCAGCATTTAAGGACTCTGTGAAGTAAATGCGAACTCACAGCAGCatctgagtggaaaacagctcaTTCACTAAACATGAAATCACAGATGATCACATCATCTTTTTCTTTGATTCTATTAACATCATGTTCAACACAATAATTTTTGAGCAGTCAACAAGAACTGCATCATACCCTCATCACTATGTCACGGCCACAGTAAGGTATGAAGGTCAGTGTGCTCCTAATGCTCCTGTTTTATCCAGGTACAGAGGCGCATCCAGCATGAACTGGACACCAAAATCGGAGCGGATCGCTCTCCCCGCCTCAGTGACAGAGGCAGTCTGCCCTACCTGGAGGCCACCATTAGAGAGGTGTTACGGATCCGTCCTGTAGCTCCCTTACTCATCCCTCATGTGGCACTAAGTGACACCAGGTACGGCAGATATCTTCATTATTTATAACATTTACCGTTAGTACTAACAACACTTTCAAACATAATGTTAGAGAGTTTTGCTCTGTTTCCTCCCGGCAGTATTGGGAATTTCCGAGTTAAAAAAGGCACTCGAGTCATCATCAACCTTTGGTCACTGCATCATGATGAAAAGGAGTGGAACAGCCCTGAGGTCTTTGACCCTGGTGAGACAGCTGACCTCCAAAGACAACATAAAAACTATGATGTTTACAACATAAAGATAACATTTAGAGGCATCATACTCAGGAACAAAAAGGTTTGCCCAGAGTTATGCATATCTCAAATCCAGATTCATAGTGTTGTGAATATATAACAAGTAATGATAGGAGTAAAACATGAACCTGTACGCCCAAATGAGTTAGAATTAGTGACTGACTGAATGACATCAGCCCAGAGTTCCCAGTTCAGTGCAGCTGGTCACACCTGGAATGGGGTCAAAGCTGGAGAAATAAAGTGTGCATTAGCTCTATAACACCATAGAAAAAGTCTTTATACCACTTCAACTGTTtctcattttatcacattacagccacaaacctctttttttattttattgtgatttcatgagacagatcaacacaaagaagtgaataactgtgaagtggaaggaaaactatacatggttttctacatttcttcataaaaatatgacaagtgtggtgtgcatttatattcagtcccCTGAGTTAGTAGTAGAAAAGACTTTGGCTGCTATT
This genomic stretch from Girardinichthys multiradiatus isolate DD_20200921_A chromosome 22, DD_fGirMul_XY1, whole genome shotgun sequence harbors:
- the LOC124858740 gene encoding steroid 17-alpha-hydroxylase/17,20 lyase; this encodes MAWFFLIFFAILILVVLAWQLKAKSSHGPQEPPRLPALPLIGSLLSLQSPCPPHVLFKELQKKYGETFLLMMGSHRVIIVNQHAHAKEVLLKKGKIFAGRPRTVTTDILTRDGKDIAFGDYSAAWRFHRKIVHGALCMFGEGSASIERIICAEAQSLCCTVSEAAAVGLALDLAPELTRAVTNVVCSLCFNSSYSREDPEFEAMLRYSQGIVDTVAKDSLVDVFPWLQVFPNADLRLLKHCVAIRDKLLQKKYDEHKADYSDHVQRDLLDALLRAKRSAENNNTAEINAESVGLSDDHLLMTVGDIFGAGVETTTTVLKWAITYLIHHPDVQRRIQHELDTKIGADRSPRLSDRGSLPYLEATIREVLRIRPVAPLLIPHVALSDTSIGNFRVKKGTRVIINLWSLHHDEKEWNSPEVFDPDRFLDSEGTGLIIPSSSYLPFGVGIRVCLGEALAKMELFLFLSWILQRFTLSVPPNHSLPSLEGKFGVVLQPTKYKVKATPRPGWHRAKSQTC